Genomic segment of Anaerosporomusa subterranea:
TTACCTTCATGACGCACCAATTGATTAAATGACTTCACCCAACCACCTCCGCCGTTAATGTTTTTAGTGTTCCCAATAGAAAATGTCCAATACGACACACAAGATTAATCGCAGGTCAGAAAAATAAAAACCGTTGTCGTAAACGAGACGCAACGGCGGTGGTAATATAAGAAAAGAACCTGGGTACCTACCCAGGTTCTTCGTTTGAAAATAAGCTATTTCGCGCCGCGCGCTCTTGCTTCTTGCCTCCGGCGTTGTTCACGGTTTCTCAAGGCTACCCAGATTGGACTGGCGTTAAAAAGTGTGGAATAGCTGCCGCTGGCAATGCCGACCAGCATAGCCAGTGCAAAGTTCTTTGTCGATTCTCCGCCAAAGACATACAAAGAAAGAGTAGTAAACAAGACAGTCAAAACAGTATAAATTGACCGAGTCATTGTTTGCCAGATACTACGATCTACTAAGTCATCCAGTGCTTCATCCTTGCGCTGAGTCTTCAAGTTTTCACGAATACGGTCGAAAATAACGATCGTATCATTAATCGAATAGCCGATGATGGTAAGCAGCGCAGCCACAAAAGTTCCATCGATTTCGATTTGAAAGATCGAGAAGAAACCCAATACAACCAGGACATCATGCACCAGTGCGGCAATCCCTGAAATCGCAAATTTAAACTCAAACCGATAGGTAATATAGATGACCATCATGACCATAGAAGCAAGCAATGCGTAAATTGCATTTCTTGCTAACTCACCGCCAACGACGGCGCCAACATGCTCGTTGCGCAAAACATCGGCTTTCCCAAGTTTACTCTGCAGAGTCTCGACTGCAGTTCGACGATCCGAATCTGACAATATGCGGGTACGGATCAATACATTCTGCGATTTGTCCGTCTGCTCGGACGTTGCCAATTGGATCACGCTTTGTTCTAAATCTAGCGGTTTCAGCACTTCACGCACTTGTCCGACAGACACCGGCTGTGCGAATTTCATATCCAATAATGTACCACCGGTGAAATCAATACCAAAATTAAAGCCCTGCACCATCATGGAAATTAACCCTGGAACAATGAACAGCGCAGAGATTAGGAACCATAATTTGCTTCTCTTGATAATAGGAAATGAATATTTCATAGTAGCATCCCCCCTACGCCCCAAAGATCTTGCCATCTTTAAATACACCGGACCGCATAATCATTTTCAACAAAAATCTGTTCACAGTAATTGCCGTAAACATACTGATAATGATGCCTAGTCCCAATGTAACAGCAAAACCCTTGACCGTACCGGTACCTAAAAAGAACAACACGGCCGCGGCAATCAGAGTCGTCAAATTAGAATCCAGAATTGTAGCGAAAGCACGGTCGAAACCGGCATCCATCGCAGCGCGCAAGGTCTTGCCGTTTCGGTATTCTTCCTTAAACCGTTCAAAGATCAACACATTCGCATCGACAGCCATGCCGATAGACAAAATAATACCAGCAATACCGGGTAAGGTTAGCGTTGCATTCAGCATCTTCATGGATAACATTACAAGCAAAACATATACCAATAGAGCTGTATTAGCAATAAATCCGGATAAGCGGTAAAATAACAGCATGAAGAGAACAACAGCCCCGATGCCGATCGAAAATGCCACTACGCTTTTATCTTTGGCATCTTGTCCCAGTGTCGGGCCGACAGAACGGGTTTCCATGATGTCTACTTTTACAGGCAGCGAACCGGAACGCAAGAGAATGGCCAGGCGTTGCGCCTCGTCAATCGAGCGGTTACCAGTAATGACAGCCTTTCCGCCTGTAATGACCTCTTGTACAACAGGGCTGGTCAATACTTGTTTATCAAGCAGTATGGAAATTGTCTTGCCGACGTTTTTCGAAGTGAGATCGGCAAATTTCTTGCCACCCTCATCGCTAAACTCAATTGCGACCAAATTACGGTTCTGATCGATCTGGGCTTTCGCATCTTTTAAGTCTTTGCCGGTAAGCACTGTTTTGCCGCTTTCATCTTGAAATTCGAGCAAGGCAGTTTTGCCGATCAGTTCGATAGCTTTCTCCGGCTCATTAATGCCAGGAAGTTCTACGATAATGCGGCGCTCGCCTTGACGTTGCACGATCGGCTCAGTCAGGCCTAATTCGTTGATCCGGCGTTCAATAATTTGCATAACCCGTTGTACGGCATCCTCGTCAACCTTAGCCTCAGGCGTATCAACTGCCTGCAGCACAATATGGGTGCCGCCTTGCAAGTCAAGCCCTTGCTTGATGGACAGAGACAACGGCGTAATGTAGTAACCGAAAACAGCAAAAATAGCAACAGTTACTACTAGAAACTTAACTAAATTCCCCCGTCCCAAATCAGTTCTCCCCCATTTCATGTCAATTCACAAAATTAATTATAGACCTTGTCCGATAATCCTGTCAACGAACTCAAGCAATCTCAAGCGTTCTTTCTACTCCGTGTACGATTACAGTAAAGAATTGCCGTTGATAATTAGACCAAAACGGTACTTTAAAAACTCTGCTGCTCGGCGACACATGATCATACGTCCGAGAAATATCTCAAAATACTCCATTACTGGACAAATCTGCGTGTTAATGGTTAACTCAAGTCTTATGGTGCGGCAGTCCCGATCAACGGTCAAAGAACTTGATTCTGCCGCATAATTGACACGATCATGAATGTCAAATTTTGCAAAGTCGGTGTTGGTCACTCTGCCGCGATGAACATCAGATTTATCCGCTAAAATGAGCGCCGCAGCCACAGGATTCACCGAATGCCCTCTCTCTTCCTCATGATTGCCAATTGCCGAAATAACTAAGGCGATTTCCTCCGGTGGCATGCGCAAACGGGCAAGAATTTGATACGCCATTACCGCCCCCATACCGCCATGGTTGTAGCGATTAATCAGATTAGCGATATCATGCAGATAACCGGCAATAGCAGCCAGCTCACACTCCCGGTCAGAAAATCTTATGTCTCGCAATACCTTTTCCGCAAGGTGCGAAACTATCGAAGCATGCCGCTTCCCATGTTCGGTATATCCCATTTCGCTCAGGTATTGTGTGCTGCTGGCCAAATACACGCTAACTTCATGATCTTGCTTCAATTGGTCTACAGTTACAATCGACATATCCATTCCCCCTGACCTCTTATCGGCAATTTAGCTCAAATCTTTTGCCTGTCAAGTCTAGTATGTCGGTTTTCTTTGCTTCCATAACCAGCAGGCGAACTCAGTCAACACAAAAAAGGCAAAATGAAGCGTACGCCGCACTTTGCCTTTTATTGCTGAGTCCAAACAAGACGCTTGTCGCAGTTGATGATTCTGTCTTCAGTAACCACCCATTGCATCAGGATATCATGTTCCGCCCACGGGACTTCGCTCACTAATTGTCGCGACCAACTAATGCCTGCCCGGAGTGCCTGCGGCGCTCGTATGAGAAAGCGGTCATAATAGCCTGCCCCCATACCAAGTCGGTTGCCGCTGTCGTCAAATGCAACACCCGGAGTCAACACTAAATCAATGAGGCTTGGATCAAGTATACGTGCGCGTGACGGATCAGGCATGCGGACTCCTAGCCGTCCGGCAACTACTTCGTTAAGATCTGTAATCGCTGCGCTCTCCATGACTCCATACACAGAGCCCATCAGCGGAACGCAGACTGTCTTACCTGCCTCTATAGCATGAATAAGCAAATCATCCAGATACGGCTCGCCAGGCATAGCTAAATACCCCATTACTGTCTTGGCCTGTTGAAAGACCGGCCAAGACAGTAATTGTTTACAAATAGTCCGACTACCCGCTGTTACCACTTCAAGAGACATTGTCTTTCGCTGTAGGAACATTTGACGCCTTAGTATCGATTTAACCTCAGCTTCCAACATATTAACCTACGTTCTGCTGATTGGCGATCGCGCTGCGCAAGAAATCAAGTTCTACTTTGTCAGCAACTCTCAATGTTACCGTCTTGTCATTGATAGCGGTAATAACACCATACATGCCGCCAATTGTAACAACTTTGTCACCTTTTTTGAGGCTGTTAAGCATTTCAGACCGTTTCTTCTGTTCTTTCTTTTGCGGACGGTACAACATGAAATAGAAAATGACCGCCATCAGGATAATCGGTGCATATGACTGAATCATCTGTAGTGTTTCGGCTGTAATTCCAGGCAATAGTTTCACCTCCTGCTTGTTTTTCTTTTCTTGTATTCCACATAAATGAATCAAATCCTCTTATATTTGCACAAGCATTCCTAGTTTTCCTCTTTGGGATAGTATTCCCAAAATTCCTCACGAAAAGCAAGAAAACGATCTTCGATAATGGCTTGGCGCATACGGCGCATGAAATCCAGCAAATGATAAAGGTTATGAATCGTGGTCAGTCGCAAGCCGAAGATTTCGTCAGCCTTAAAGAGATGCCGGATATAGGCGCGTGAGAAGTTTTGACAGGCGTAACAACCGCAATCGGGATCGATGGGGCGCAGATCACGTGCAAATTCGGCATTTTTTACAACCAGTCGGCCGTTTTTCGTCATAGTCGTTCCATTTCTCGCCACTCGCGTCGGGAAAACGCAATCAAACATATCAACACCGCGCATTACGCCTTCCACCAAACAATCAGCGGTCCCTACACCCATTAAATAGCGAGGTTTATTTGTAGGCAACCGGGGAGTAGTATGCTCAAGCATTTCATACATTAGATGCTTCGGCTCACCCACACTAAGACCGCCAATGCCGTAGCCGGGAAAGTCAAGAGATGTCAGTTCAGCAGCGCTTTGCGCCCGCAAGTCTTTATACATTCCCCCCTGAACAATGCCAAACAAGCCTTGGTCCGCCCGGGAATGAGCTTTCAGGCAACGTTCAGCCCAGCGGGTAGTTCGCTCAGTTGAGCGCTTCGCGTAGTCATACTCTGCAGGATAGGGGACACATTCGTCAAATGCCATTAGGATGTCTGATCCCAAGGCATTTTGCACTTGGGTGGCGATTTCCGGCGACAGAAACTGCCGTGAGCCATCGATATGAGAGCGAAACGCTACCCCTTCTTCACTGATCTTTCTCAAGTCACCAAGACTAAAAACCTGGAAACCGCCACTATCTGTTAGAATACCTCTATCCCAGCCCATGAACTTATGCAGCCCGCCTGCTTCAGCGACTAACTCATGGCCGGGGCGAAGAAATAGGTGATAGGTATTGCTTAATATGATACCTGCGCCCATTTCCGTCAATTCGCGCGGCGACATTGCTTTAACCGTTGCTTGCGTGCCCACCGGCATGAACATGGGAGTATTAAATGATCCGTGCGGAGTATGAAGAATCCCGGCTCTTGCACCGGTGTGTGCACATTGTTTAACTAATTCATATCTGATCGCGTCCGTCAAAGTGCGGCATCCCCCTTTGTCTAAAGTAACAGCATTGCGTCACCAAAGCTGAAGAATCGGTACTCACGCTGCACAGCCTCTTTGTATGCGGCAAGCACTCGCTCACGCCCGGCAAACGCGCTAA
This window contains:
- the yajC gene encoding preprotein translocase subunit YajC encodes the protein MIQSYAPIILMAVIFYFMLYRPQKKEQKKRSEMLNSLKKGDKVVTIGGMYGVITAINDKTVTLRVADKVELDFLRSAIANQQNVG
- the secD gene encoding protein translocase subunit SecD, giving the protein MKWGRTDLGRGNLVKFLVVTVAIFAVFGYYITPLSLSIKQGLDLQGGTHIVLQAVDTPEAKVDEDAVQRVMQIIERRINELGLTEPIVQRQGERRIIVELPGINEPEKAIELIGKTALLEFQDESGKTVLTGKDLKDAKAQIDQNRNLVAIEFSDEGGKKFADLTSKNVGKTISILLDKQVLTSPVVQEVITGGKAVITGNRSIDEAQRLAILLRSGSLPVKVDIMETRSVGPTLGQDAKDKSVVAFSIGIGAVVLFMLLFYRLSGFIANTALLVYVLLVMLSMKMLNATLTLPGIAGIILSIGMAVDANVLIFERFKEEYRNGKTLRAAMDAGFDRAFATILDSNLTTLIAAAVLFFLGTGTVKGFAVTLGLGIIISMFTAITVNRFLLKMIMRSGVFKDGKIFGA
- a CDS encoding 5-formyltetrahydrofolate cyclo-ligase, which translates into the protein MLEAEVKSILRRQMFLQRKTMSLEVVTAGSRTICKQLLSWPVFQQAKTVMGYLAMPGEPYLDDLLIHAIEAGKTVCVPLMGSVYGVMESAAITDLNEVVAGRLGVRMPDPSRARILDPSLIDLVLTPGVAFDDSGNRLGMGAGYYDRFLIRAPQALRAGISWSRQLVSEVPWAEHDILMQWVVTEDRIINCDKRLVWTQQ
- the secF gene encoding protein translocase subunit SecF, coding for MKYSFPIIKRSKLWFLISALFIVPGLISMMVQGFNFGIDFTGGTLLDMKFAQPVSVGQVREVLKPLDLEQSVIQLATSEQTDKSQNVLIRTRILSDSDRRTAVETLQSKLGKADVLRNEHVGAVVGGELARNAIYALLASMVMMVIYITYRFEFKFAISGIAALVHDVLVVLGFFSIFQIEIDGTFVAALLTIIGYSINDTIVIFDRIRENLKTQRKDEALDDLVDRSIWQTMTRSIYTVLTVLFTTLSLYVFGGESTKNFALAMLVGIASGSYSTLFNASPIWVALRNREQRRRQEARARGAK
- the tgt gene encoding tRNA guanosine(34) transglycosylase Tgt, which encodes MTDAIRYELVKQCAHTGARAGILHTPHGSFNTPMFMPVGTQATVKAMSPRELTEMGAGIILSNTYHLFLRPGHELVAEAGGLHKFMGWDRGILTDSGGFQVFSLGDLRKISEEGVAFRSHIDGSRQFLSPEIATQVQNALGSDILMAFDECVPYPAEYDYAKRSTERTTRWAERCLKAHSRADQGLFGIVQGGMYKDLRAQSAAELTSLDFPGYGIGGLSVGEPKHLMYEMLEHTTPRLPTNKPRYLMGVGTADCLVEGVMRGVDMFDCVFPTRVARNGTTMTKNGRLVVKNAEFARDLRPIDPDCGCYACQNFSRAYIRHLFKADEIFGLRLTTIHNLYHLLDFMRRMRQAIIEDRFLAFREEFWEYYPKEEN
- a CDS encoding HD domain-containing protein, whose amino-acid sequence is MSIVTVDQLKQDHEVSVYLASSTQYLSEMGYTEHGKRHASIVSHLAEKVLRDIRFSDRECELAAIAGYLHDIANLINRYNHGGMGAVMAYQILARLRMPPEEIALVISAIGNHEEERGHSVNPVAAALILADKSDVHRGRVTNTDFAKFDIHDRVNYAAESSSLTVDRDCRTIRLELTINTQICPVMEYFEIFLGRMIMCRRAAEFLKYRFGLIINGNSLL